Genomic window (Tardiphaga sp. vice304):
ACATGTCGGCGCGGTGCACGATCAAGGTGTTGGCGGTCGGAATGTCCAGTCCGGATTCCACGATGGTGGTCGACAGCAGCACGTCGTATTTGCCGTCATAGAAGGCGGACATGATGTCCTCGATCACCGTCGGCGCCATCTGGCCGTGCGCGACGGCGACCTTCATCTCCGGAACGTGCTTGTCGAGGAAGTCCTTGACGTCGGCAAGGTCGTCGATGCGCGGCACCACGTAGAACGCCTGACCGCCGCGGTAGCGTTCGCGCAGCAGTGCTTCGCGGATCATCAGGGGATCGTGCGGCGCCACGAAGGTGCGGACCGCAAGGCGATCGACCGGCGGCGAGGCGATGATCGACAGATCGCGGACGCCGCTCAAGGCGAGCTGCAGCGTGCGCGGGATCGGTGTCGCCGACAGCGTCAGCACATGGACGTCGGCCCGGAGCTGCTTCAGCCGCTCCTTGTGGGTGACGCCGAAATGCTGCTCCTCGTCGACGACGACGAGGCCAAGATCCTTGAACTTGATCGCCTTGCCGAGCAGCGCATGGGTGCCGACCACGATGTCGATCGTGCCGTCGGCGATGCCCTTCTTGGTCTGGCTCATTTCCTTCGGCGTCACCAGCCGCGAGGCCTGCGCGACATTTACCGGAAAGCCCTTGAAGCGCTCGGTGAAGTTCTTGGCATGCTGGCGCGCGAGCAGCGTGGTCGGCACCACGACGGCGACCTGTTTGCCTTCCAGGGCCACGGCAAAGGTCGCGCGCAACGCCACCTCGGTTTTGCCGAAGCCGACGTCGCCGCAGATCAGGCGGTCCATCGGCCGACCGCTTTCAAGGTCGCCGAGCGCTGCATTGATCGCGCTCTGCTGGTCCTCGGTCTCCTCATAGGGGAAGCGCGCACAGAACTCGTCATAGAGATGCGGCTGCACGACGGTCTTCGGCGCCTCGCGCAGATGGCGTTCGGCGGCGATCTTGATGAGCTCGCCGGCAATCTCGCGAATCCGGTTCTTCAGCTTCGCCTTGCGCGCCTGCCAGCCGGAGCCGCCGAGCTTGTCGAGTTCGACATTGGTGGCATCCGAGCCGTAGCGCGACAGCAGTTCGATGTTCTCGACCGGCAGAAACAGCTTGGTCTCGTTGGCGTAGCGCAGCTCGAGGCAGTCATGCGGCGCGCCGCCGACCTGCAGCGTCTGCAGACCGACGAAGCGGCCGATGCCGTGCTCGACATGCACGACGATGTCGCCGGCGGCGAGCGAGGTGACTTCGGAAATGAAGTTGTCGAGCTTGCGCGTCGCCTTGCGCGGGCGAACCAGGCGATCGCCGAGAATGTCCTGCTCGCTGATGACGGCGATCTGGTCGGTCTCGAAGCCGGACTCCATGCCGACCACCGCCAGCATGGTCTGGTTGCGCGGCGTCGCCAGCACGGTGCGCCAGGAGTTCACGCTCTGCAGGTTCAGGAGCTTGTGGTCCTTGAGCATGCTGCCCATGCGGTCGCGCGAGCCTTCGCTCCACAGCGCCACCACGACCTTCTTGCGCGCCGCCTGCAGCGCCTCGATATGCGCGACCACGGCCGCGAACACATTGACCGAGGCATCGGCGCGCTCCGGCACGAAGTTTCGCCCGGCGCGGGCGCCAGCATCGACGAAGCCCGCGCTCTGCTCGGGCACGGCATAGGGCGTCAGCCGCACCAATGCGACGCCGGTGAGACGATCCTGCCATTCGTCCTGCGTGAGATAAAGCCGGTCGGGCGGCAGCGGCTTGTACACCGCGCCGCCGCCGGGAATTCCCATCGCCTCCCGGCGCGCCTCGTAATAGTCGGTGATCTGGCGAAAACGCTCGGAGGCCGCCGCCTCGCCTTCCGGCTCGATCGCGATCGGGGTGCCGTCCAGATAGTCGAACAGCGTATCCATCCGCTGCTGGAACAGCGGCAGCCAGTGCTCCATGCCGGGATGGCGGCGCCCCTCACTGACGGCTTCGTACAAGAGATCGTCGCGCTCCGGCGCGCCGAACTGCGCGACATAGCCCATGCGGAAGCGCTTGATGGTTTCGGTGACGAGCTGAAATTCCGAGATCGGCACCAGGTCGAGCGCGCGCATGTCGAAATGGGTGCGCTGGGTCTCGGGATCGAAGCTGCGGATCGATTCCAGGCTGTCGCCGAAGAAGTCGAACCGCACCGGCTGGTCGAGGCCGGCAGGGAACAGGTCGAGGATGCCGCCGCGCACGGCGTATTCGCCGGGCTCGCGCACCGTCGAGGAGCGGTTGTAGCCATTGTGCTCCAGCCAACTGATGATCGAGTCCATCGGCACGACATTGCCGGGCGCGACCGACAGCGCCTGCGCCGCAACGCCCTCGCGCGCCGGCACCCGCTGCACGATGGCATTGACCGTGGTCAGCACGATCAGCGGCTTCTCGCTGCCGGTCAGGCGCGACAGCCGCGCCAGCGCGGTGAGCCGCTGCGCCAGCACGCCGCCATGCGGCGAGACGCGGTCATAGGGCTGGCAGTCCCAGGCCGGAAACTGCATCACGCCGAGGTCGGGCGCAAAAAACTCCAGCGCCCGGGCGAGATTCTGCATCCTTGTGCCGTCGCGGCAGACCACCGCGAGGCTGACCGCCGGCGGCTTCGGCCGGGCGGCGATGGCGCGGGCGAGGTCGGAGACGATCAGGCCCTCGGCGCCCTCGGCGACATTGGCAAAAGTCAGTGCGCGCCCGGGCGCAAGCTGCGCCGCGGGAGAGACGGTCGGCGCCTTCATAGAGGCTTGTCCATATTCCGGAAGCTCTTGATGCGCTCGAACAAGGGGGTATGGAACTCCGGCGCCAGCCGGGTTTCGCCGACGAAGGCCGGATAGAGGTCGGGATCTTCGAGGCTGATCAGCGCCTCGAGCTGGGTCAGTTCCAGATCCGCCAGCAGGCCGATCTCGGCGTCGGCGAAGGTGCCCAGGATCAGGTCCATCTCGCGGGTGCCGCGGTGCCAGCAGCGGAACAGAAGCCGCTTGCGGCGATCATCCAGGCCGCCGCTCGATCGTGTCGTACCGGTCATAGGTCCATCCCGTGCAACGCCAAAAACCCGGACGTGCCGGGCAGGCTGATATAGCCCCCGGGCCCGGTGCTGTCAGCACCTGTTCTCGCATTGCATTCGTCCCAAAATGCATTCAAGTCTCGGCCATACCGCCGGCCCATGAGCCCGAACCGATCGCCTGAGTCGCAATGCGCCCTGAATTGC
Coding sequences:
- the mfd gene encoding transcription-repair coupling factor, which translates into the protein MKAPTVSPAAQLAPGRALTFANVAEGAEGLIVSDLARAIAARPKPPAVSLAVVCRDGTRMQNLARALEFFAPDLGVMQFPAWDCQPYDRVSPHGGVLAQRLTALARLSRLTGSEKPLIVLTTVNAIVQRVPAREGVAAQALSVAPGNVVPMDSIISWLEHNGYNRSSTVREPGEYAVRGGILDLFPAGLDQPVRFDFFGDSLESIRSFDPETQRTHFDMRALDLVPISEFQLVTETIKRFRMGYVAQFGAPERDDLLYEAVSEGRRHPGMEHWLPLFQQRMDTLFDYLDGTPIAIEPEGEAAASERFRQITDYYEARREAMGIPGGGAVYKPLPPDRLYLTQDEWQDRLTGVALVRLTPYAVPEQSAGFVDAGARAGRNFVPERADASVNVFAAVVAHIEALQAARKKVVVALWSEGSRDRMGSMLKDHKLLNLQSVNSWRTVLATPRNQTMLAVVGMESGFETDQIAVISEQDILGDRLVRPRKATRKLDNFISEVTSLAAGDIVVHVEHGIGRFVGLQTLQVGGAPHDCLELRYANETKLFLPVENIELLSRYGSDATNVELDKLGGSGWQARKAKLKNRIREIAGELIKIAAERHLREAPKTVVQPHLYDEFCARFPYEETEDQQSAINAALGDLESGRPMDRLICGDVGFGKTEVALRATFAVALEGKQVAVVVPTTLLARQHAKNFTERFKGFPVNVAQASRLVTPKEMSQTKKGIADGTIDIVVGTHALLGKAIKFKDLGLVVVDEEQHFGVTHKERLKQLRADVHVLTLSATPIPRTLQLALSGVRDLSIIASPPVDRLAVRTFVAPHDPLMIREALLRERYRGGQAFYVVPRIDDLADVKDFLDKHVPEMKVAVAHGQMAPTVIEDIMSAFYDGKYDVLLSTTIVESGLDIPTANTLIVHRADMFGLAQLYQLRGRVGRSKLRAYALFTLPAQAKVTAQAERRLKVLQSLETLGAGFQLASHDLDIRGAGNLLGQEQSGHIKEVGFELYQSMLEEAILALKSGISEPVEDRWSPSITVGMPVLIPEDFVNDLAVRLSLYRRLADLETDDEIDNFAAELRDRFGVLPDEVRYLFKIAAIKAYCRRANVEKVDAGPKGMVITFRENKFAQPDRLVYFIRSYGNAAKVRPDMKVVFLQEWDTPEERLEGATEIMRALANLAEKRKAA
- a CDS encoding FAD assembly factor SdhE encodes the protein MTGTTRSSGGLDDRRKRLLFRCWHRGTREMDLILGTFADAEIGLLADLELTQLEALISLEDPDLYPAFVGETRLAPEFHTPLFERIKSFRNMDKPL